A stretch of Thermus oshimai DSM 12092 DNA encodes these proteins:
- the secD gene encoding protein translocase subunit SecD — protein sequence MKPKVWSGLFLLGLFLLSLLFFWKPWAPQEPKIRLGLDLKGGLRILLEADVENPTLDDLEKARTVLENRINALGVAEPLIQIQGQKRIVVELPGLSQADQDRALKLIGQRAVLEFRILKEGATGTTVAQINQALRENPRLKREELEKDLIKPEDLGPPLLTGADLADARAVFDQFGRPQVSLTFTPEGAKKFEEVTRANVGKQLAIVLDGKVYTAPVIRQAITGGQAVIEGLSGLEEASEIALVLRSGSLPVPLKVAEIRAIGPTLGQDAIQAGIRSALIGTLAIFLLILAYYGPSLGLVASLGLIYTSVLILGLLSGLGATLTLPGIAGLVLTLGAAVDGNVLSFERIKEELRAGKKFRQAIPEGFKHSTLTILDVNAAHLLAAAALYQYATGPVRGFAVILAIGVVASVFSNLVFSRYLLERMAERGEIRPPMWLVNPRFNFMGPARFITLASLLLALLAAGVVFTKGFNYSIDFTGGTAFTLRTGPEVGVDTLRRFLEERGFPAKEAVITQVQAPAADYREYALKLPPLSDEKRLELERLLAEGLKAQVLTSETVGPAIGAELRQNAVKAVLVGLGLILIYVAFRFDWTFGVASVLAVAHDVAIVAGMYSLLGLEFSIPTIAALLTIVGYSINDTIVVSDRIRENQKLLRGVPFREVVNRSINQTLSRTVMTSLTTLLPIIALLFLGGSVLRDFSLAILVGIFVGTYSSIYVVSALVVFWRSFREARVKKPA from the coding sequence ATGAAACCAAAGGTTTGGAGTGGACTCTTTCTCCTAGGACTTTTCCTCCTTTCCCTGCTGTTTTTCTGGAAACCTTGGGCTCCTCAGGAGCCCAAAATCCGCCTGGGGCTGGACCTCAAGGGGGGCTTAAGGATCCTCCTCGAGGCCGACGTGGAAAACCCCACCCTGGACGACCTGGAAAAGGCCCGGACCGTCCTGGAAAACCGCATCAACGCCCTGGGGGTGGCCGAGCCCCTCATCCAGATCCAGGGGCAGAAGCGCATCGTGGTGGAGCTCCCGGGCCTCTCTCAGGCAGACCAGGACCGCGCCCTGAAGCTCATCGGGCAGCGGGCCGTCTTGGAGTTCCGCATCCTCAAGGAGGGGGCCACGGGCACCACCGTGGCCCAGATCAACCAGGCCCTTCGGGAAAACCCCAGGCTCAAGCGGGAGGAGCTGGAAAAGGACCTCATCAAGCCCGAAGACCTAGGGCCGCCCCTCCTCACGGGGGCCGACCTGGCGGACGCCCGGGCGGTCTTTGACCAGTTCGGCCGCCCCCAGGTCTCCCTCACCTTCACCCCGGAAGGGGCCAAGAAGTTTGAGGAGGTCACCCGGGCCAACGTGGGCAAGCAGCTGGCCATCGTCCTGGACGGTAAGGTCTACACCGCCCCCGTGATCCGCCAGGCCATCACCGGGGGCCAGGCGGTGATCGAGGGGCTTTCCGGCCTGGAGGAGGCCAGCGAGATCGCCTTGGTCCTCCGCTCCGGCTCCCTGCCGGTGCCCCTGAAGGTGGCCGAGATCCGGGCTATCGGCCCCACCCTGGGCCAGGACGCCATCCAGGCGGGCATCCGCTCCGCCCTCATCGGCACCCTGGCCATCTTCCTCCTCATCCTCGCCTACTACGGCCCAAGCCTCGGCCTGGTGGCCTCCTTGGGCCTCATCTACACCTCGGTGCTCATCCTGGGCCTCCTCTCGGGGCTTGGGGCCACCCTGACCCTCCCCGGCATCGCGGGCCTGGTCCTCACCCTGGGCGCGGCGGTGGACGGGAACGTGCTCTCCTTTGAGCGCATCAAGGAGGAGCTCCGGGCGGGGAAAAAGTTCCGCCAGGCCATCCCCGAGGGGTTCAAGCACTCCACCCTCACCATCCTGGACGTGAACGCGGCCCACCTACTGGCCGCGGCCGCCCTCTACCAGTACGCCACCGGCCCGGTGCGGGGCTTTGCGGTGATCCTGGCCATCGGGGTGGTGGCCAGCGTCTTCTCCAACCTGGTCTTCAGCCGCTACCTCCTGGAGAGGATGGCCGAGCGGGGGGAGATCCGCCCGCCCATGTGGCTGGTGAACCCCCGCTTCAACTTCATGGGCCCGGCCCGCTTCATCACCCTGGCCTCCCTCCTCCTGGCCCTCCTGGCCGCAGGGGTGGTCTTCACCAAGGGCTTCAACTACAGCATTGACTTCACCGGGGGCACCGCCTTCACCCTGAGGACGGGCCCCGAGGTGGGGGTGGACACCCTAAGGCGCTTCCTGGAGGAGAGGGGCTTCCCCGCCAAAGAGGCGGTGATCACCCAGGTCCAGGCCCCGGCGGCGGACTACCGGGAGTACGCCCTAAAGCTCCCGCCCCTCTCCGACGAAAAGCGGCTGGAGCTTGAGCGCCTCCTGGCCGAGGGGCTTAAGGCCCAGGTCCTCACCTCGGAGACCGTGGGGCCGGCCATCGGGGCCGAGCTTCGGCAAAACGCGGTCAAGGCGGTGCTGGTGGGGCTTGGCCTCATCCTCATCTACGTGGCCTTCCGCTTTGACTGGACCTTCGGGGTGGCGAGCGTCCTAGCGGTGGCCCACGACGTGGCCATCGTGGCGGGGATGTACAGCCTCCTCGGCCTGGAGTTCTCCATCCCCACCATCGCCGCCCTCCTCACCATCGTGGGCTACTCCATCAACGACACCATCGTGGTTTCGGACCGGATCCGGGAGAACCAGAAGCTCCTGAGGGGGGTGCCCTTTAGGGAGGTGGTGAACCGCTCCATCAACCAGACCCTCTCCCGCACGGTGATGACGAGCCTCACCACCCTGCTCCCCATCATCGCCCTCCTCTTCCTCGGGGGAAGCGTCCTGAGGGACTTCTCTCTGGCCATCCTGGTGGGCATCTTCGTGGGGACCTACAGCTCCATCTACGTGGTCTCGGCCCTGGTGGTCTTCTGGCGGAGCTTCCGGGAGGCCCGGGTGAAAAAACCCGCCTAA
- the infB gene encoding translation initiation factor IF-2, with translation MAKVRIYQLAKELGMENQELLELLSQMGVSYKSHASTLEEKDAEAVRELVREQRGLQEKLAEEERRKNLPKRPPVVVIMGHVDHGKTTLLDYLRKSRIAEKEAGGITQHVGAFEVKTPGGTVVFIDTPGHEAFTSIRQRGARVADIAVIVIAADDGIMPQTDEAIAHAKAAGAKMIFAINKMDLPQADPERVKRQLMERGFVPEEYGGEAIVVPISAKTGKGVDDLLEMILLLAELEDLRADPEAEPRGVILESRLDKQAGILVNMLVQEGTFRVGDYVVAGEAYGRIRAMTDADSNQRKEAGPGSAVQVLGFQELPQAGEVVEWVPDLEAAKEIAEERKEARRAQEEEAQARRPRTMADLLKAMQEEGKKEVNLILRADTQGSLEAIQHILAKESTEEVKINVLLAQVGAPTESDILLAQTAHAAILAFGVTPPGSVKKIAEQKGVLLKTFRIIYDLIDEVRAMVKGQKEPQYKEEVLGRAEVRAIFRLPGGKQVAGCMVTQGRILRNAEVRVLRKGQEIWKGKMASLKRFKEDVREVAQGYECGIGLEGFDDFQEGDIIEAFQMVEVPA, from the coding sequence ATGGCGAAAGTACGGATTTACCAGCTGGCCAAGGAGCTGGGCATGGAAAACCAGGAGCTCCTGGAGCTCCTTTCCCAGATGGGGGTGAGCTATAAGTCCCACGCCTCCACCCTCGAGGAGAAGGACGCGGAGGCGGTGCGGGAGCTCGTTAGGGAACAGCGGGGCCTACAGGAAAAGCTGGCGGAGGAGGAACGGAGGAAAAACCTCCCCAAGCGCCCCCCCGTGGTGGTCATCATGGGCCACGTGGACCACGGGAAGACCACCCTCCTGGACTACCTGCGCAAAAGCCGCATCGCCGAGAAGGAGGCGGGGGGCATCACCCAGCACGTGGGCGCCTTTGAGGTGAAAACCCCCGGGGGCACGGTGGTCTTCATCGACACCCCCGGCCACGAGGCCTTCACCAGCATCCGCCAGCGGGGGGCCAGGGTGGCGGACATCGCGGTGATCGTCATCGCCGCGGACGACGGCATCATGCCCCAGACGGACGAGGCCATCGCCCACGCCAAGGCCGCCGGGGCCAAGATGATCTTCGCCATCAACAAGATGGACCTGCCCCAGGCCGACCCCGAGCGGGTGAAGCGGCAGCTCATGGAGCGGGGGTTCGTCCCCGAGGAGTACGGGGGGGAGGCCATCGTGGTGCCCATCAGCGCCAAGACCGGCAAGGGCGTGGACGACCTCCTGGAGATGATCCTCCTCCTGGCGGAGCTGGAGGACCTCCGGGCCGACCCCGAGGCCGAGCCCAGGGGGGTCATCCTGGAGTCCCGGCTGGACAAGCAGGCGGGCATCCTGGTGAACATGCTGGTCCAGGAGGGCACCTTCCGCGTGGGGGACTACGTGGTGGCCGGGGAGGCGTACGGGCGCATCCGGGCCATGACCGACGCGGACAGCAACCAGAGGAAGGAGGCGGGGCCTGGGAGCGCGGTCCAGGTCCTGGGCTTCCAGGAGCTCCCCCAGGCGGGGGAGGTGGTGGAGTGGGTGCCGGACCTGGAGGCGGCCAAGGAGATCGCCGAGGAGCGAAAAGAAGCCCGCCGCGCCCAGGAGGAGGAGGCCCAGGCCCGCCGCCCCAGGACCATGGCCGACCTCCTGAAGGCCATGCAGGAGGAGGGGAAGAAGGAGGTGAACCTCATCCTGCGGGCGGACACCCAGGGCTCTTTGGAGGCCATCCAGCACATCCTGGCCAAGGAGAGCACGGAGGAGGTGAAGATCAACGTCCTCCTGGCCCAGGTGGGGGCCCCCACGGAGTCCGACATCCTCCTGGCCCAGACCGCCCACGCGGCCATCCTGGCCTTTGGGGTCACCCCCCCGGGCTCGGTGAAGAAGATCGCCGAGCAAAAGGGGGTCCTCCTCAAGACCTTCCGCATCATCTACGACCTCATCGACGAGGTGCGGGCCATGGTGAAGGGGCAGAAGGAGCCCCAGTACAAGGAGGAGGTCCTGGGCCGGGCCGAGGTGCGGGCCATCTTCCGCCTGCCCGGAGGGAAGCAGGTGGCGGGGTGCATGGTGACCCAAGGCCGCATCCTAAGGAACGCGGAGGTCCGGGTCCTGCGCAAGGGCCAGGAGATCTGGAAGGGGAAGATGGCCAGCCTCAAGCGCTTCAAGGAGGACGTGCGCGAGGTGGCCCAGGGGTACGAGTGCGGGATCGGCCTCGAGGGCTTTGACGACTTCCAGGAAGGGGACATCATCGAGGCCTTCCAGATGGTGGAGGTGCCCGCCTGA
- a CDS encoding YlxR family protein produces MKHVPVRMCVACRRRRPKGELLRILLTPEGFFLDPSGKAPGRGAYVCPDTPECWSEKKLRRFAGARAKALSEALNALLGGKDGESTDLPAGQGAGHGKPGAPGAPFPDGGEL; encoded by the coding sequence ATGAAGCACGTCCCCGTAAGGATGTGCGTAGCCTGCCGGCGAAGGCGGCCCAAGGGGGAGCTTCTGCGCATCCTTCTCACGCCCGAAGGGTTCTTCCTGGACCCAAGCGGAAAAGCACCGGGCCGGGGGGCCTACGTCTGCCCCGACACCCCGGAGTGCTGGTCGGAAAAAAAGCTCAGGCGCTTCGCTGGGGCCAGGGCCAAGGCCTTAAGCGAGGCCCTAAACGCCCTGTTAGGAGGTAAGGATGGCGAAAGTACGGATTTACCAGCTGGCCAAGGAGCTGGGCATGGAAAACCAGGAGCTCCTGGAGCTCCTTTCCCAGATGGGGGTGAGCTATAA
- the nusA gene encoding transcription termination factor NusA, whose amino-acid sequence MNREFMEAMQQLALERGVSTEEVLEAFKEALRKAYLKRQKGLRKEDIDEGKGPVVDVYIDPQTGRIEMVEVRTVVEKVEDPDKEIALADALQYDPEVQVGDEMEFPIDPEGLSRMAIQELRQMLTQRLKESERNRIYNEYKDKEGQVLTGVVTRVDNRGNVFVELGRGEAYLPKAEQIPTEKYHPGQRIKVYLKKVDRSAKGPSLLVSRAHEKLLEHLLKQEVPEIAEGIVEVKAIAREPGRRSKVAVTSHNPNVDPIGACIGHKGQRIQAVSAELGREKVDIILWSKDPKEFIRNALSPAQVGSIELDPEKKVARVKVSKDQHSLAIGAQGQNVRLASKLTGYEIQFEEAEISDLDEALRRAAEEEEEAREKKGREAFEKLFRDLT is encoded by the coding sequence ATGAACCGGGAGTTCATGGAAGCCATGCAGCAGCTGGCCCTGGAACGGGGGGTCAGCACGGAAGAGGTCCTGGAAGCGTTTAAGGAGGCCCTGCGCAAGGCCTACCTCAAGCGGCAAAAGGGGCTTAGAAAAGAGGACATAGACGAGGGCAAGGGGCCCGTGGTGGACGTCTACATTGACCCCCAGACGGGCCGCATTGAGATGGTGGAGGTCCGCACCGTGGTGGAGAAGGTGGAGGACCCCGACAAGGAGATCGCCCTCGCGGACGCCCTGCAGTACGACCCCGAGGTCCAGGTGGGGGACGAGATGGAGTTCCCCATAGACCCCGAGGGCCTTTCCCGGATGGCCATCCAGGAACTGAGGCAGATGCTCACCCAGCGCCTCAAGGAGTCCGAGCGCAACCGCATCTACAACGAGTACAAGGACAAGGAGGGCCAGGTCCTCACCGGGGTGGTCACCCGGGTGGACAACCGGGGCAACGTCTTCGTGGAGCTGGGCCGGGGGGAGGCCTACCTGCCCAAGGCAGAGCAGATCCCCACGGAGAAGTACCATCCGGGGCAGCGCATCAAGGTCTACCTCAAGAAGGTGGACCGCTCCGCCAAGGGGCCTTCCCTTCTGGTGAGCCGGGCCCACGAGAAGCTTTTGGAGCACCTCCTCAAGCAGGAAGTGCCGGAGATCGCCGAGGGCATCGTGGAGGTCAAGGCCATCGCCCGCGAGCCCGGCCGCCGGAGCAAGGTGGCGGTGACCAGCCACAACCCCAACGTGGACCCCATCGGGGCCTGCATCGGCCACAAGGGGCAAAGGATCCAGGCGGTGTCCGCGGAGCTTGGCCGGGAAAAGGTGGACATCATCCTCTGGTCCAAAGACCCCAAGGAGTTCATAAGGAACGCCCTCTCCCCCGCCCAGGTGGGCTCCATTGAGCTGGATCCCGAGAAGAAAGTGGCCCGGGTCAAGGTGAGCAAGGACCAGCACTCCCTGGCCATCGGGGCCCAGGGGCAGAACGTACGCCTGGCCTCCAAGCTCACCGGCTACGAGATCCAGTTTGAGGAAGCGGAGATCTCCGACCTGGACGAGGCCCTGCGCCGCGCGGCCGAGGAGGAGGAGGAAGCCCGGGAGAAGAAGGGCCGGGAGGCCTTTGAGAAGCTCTTCCGTGACCTCACATGA
- the rimP gene encoding ribosome maturation factor RimP, which yields MDLWQLVKEAVEPLGLEVLEVHLGRGEFLVRLERKDERPITVADLEQASRAIEVLLDREDPIPGSYRLLVESPGPKRPLLTRRHFERFQGLKAKVQGEETFTGRILRVEEDVVVFGVGGEEKALKIGTFRAHLAEWPEEPR from the coding sequence GTGGACCTTTGGCAGCTGGTGAAGGAAGCGGTGGAGCCCTTGGGCCTGGAGGTCCTCGAGGTCCATCTGGGCCGGGGGGAGTTTCTGGTGCGGCTGGAGCGCAAGGACGAGCGGCCCATCACCGTGGCCGACCTGGAGCAGGCCAGCCGGGCCATAGAGGTCCTCCTGGACCGGGAGGACCCCATCCCCGGAAGCTACCGGCTCTTGGTGGAATCCCCCGGGCCCAAGCGCCCCCTCCTTACCCGCCGCCACTTTGAGCGCTTCCAGGGCCTTAAGGCCAAGGTCCAGGGAGAGGAAACCTTCACGGGGCGCATCCTGAGGGTGGAAGAGGACGTGGTGGTCTTTGGGGTCGGTGGGGAGGAAAAGGCGCTCAAGATCGGCACCTTCCGCGCCCACCTCGCCGAATGGCCTGAGGAGCCAAGATAA
- a CDS encoding CopG family transcriptional regulator, with amino-acid sequence MERATFYLPKELKRLLALRARREGRSQGEIIREALARYLARPESKSLGAGEDVEVSGRTAEAWLEAAWQGEQDGRARK; translated from the coding sequence ATGGAGAGGGCCACGTTTTACCTTCCTAAGGAGCTGAAGCGCCTTCTCGCCCTTCGCGCCAGAAGGGAAGGCCGCTCCCAGGGGGAAATCATCAGGGAGGCTCTGGCCCGCTATCTGGCCCGCCCGGAGTCCAAGTCTCTGGGGGCGGGTGAGGACGTTGAGGTTTCGGGGAGAACCGCGGAGGCCTGGTTGGAAGCCGCATGGCAGGGGGAGCAGGACGGCCGTGCCCGTAAATAG
- a CDS encoding type II toxin-antitoxin system VapC family toxin → MPVNSWVLVLDTSALFAWINKKDPDHPWVRHHLENFPGDLLFPIPLLSEVGYLVERRMGVGVLARFLEDLEAGFFVGYWDPAILPQVRRLVLRYQDLPLGFADAYVAVTALVQEAPVVTLDHHFLVLARGEGLTVLHPDIPPP, encoded by the coding sequence GTGCCCGTAAATAGCTGGGTTCTGGTCTTGGATACCTCTGCCCTTTTTGCCTGGATCAACAAAAAGGATCCCGATCATCCTTGGGTTAGGCACCATCTGGAAAACTTCCCTGGAGACCTACTTTTTCCCATTCCCTTGCTTTCGGAGGTTGGGTATCTTGTGGAAAGGCGCATGGGGGTAGGCGTCCTGGCCCGCTTTTTGGAAGACCTCGAGGCGGGTTTTTTCGTGGGCTATTGGGACCCGGCGATCCTCCCCCAGGTTCGTCGTCTGGTTTTGCGGTACCAGGACCTTCCCCTGGGGTTTGCTGATGCCTACGTGGCCGTTACGGCTCTCGTTCAGGAAGCGCCCGTGGTGACCCTAGACCACCACTTTCTCGTTTTGGCCCGGGGAGAGGGGCTAACCGTGCTCCACCCGGACATTCCTCCCCCTTAA
- the ribD gene encoding bifunctional diaminohydroxyphosphoribosylaminopyrimidine deaminase/5-amino-6-(5-phosphoribosylamino)uracil reductase RibD, whose translation MDLDERFLRRALQLAERGRGHTHPNPLVGAVVVKGGRVVGEGFHPRAGLPHAEVYALEEAGPEARGATVYVTLEPCNHLGRTPPCSLALLQAGVARVVVAARDPNPVAAGGLERLKGAGVQVEAGLLEEEARLQNEVFFTVQRKGLPFVLLKMALTLDGRAAAPGGDARWISSPESRRVAHAYRQWLPALLVGVGTVLQDDPHLTVRDPDFRPFPHMLEPPPLRDPWKVVLDTEARTPPTARLFRPGPRGEAPKVLILAGAGAPKDRLKALEAAGAEVAELPREGGRVSLEGALAFLLERGLDGVLVEGGPKVAGALVERGLVDKYALFLAPKLLGEGRGALEGLAVEKVAEAKGLRLARVERLGGDLWLEAYPEG comes from the coding sequence TTGGATCTGGACGAGCGTTTCCTTAGGCGCGCGCTGCAGCTTGCGGAACGTGGCCGGGGCCACACCCACCCCAACCCCCTGGTGGGGGCGGTGGTGGTGAAGGGGGGCCGGGTGGTGGGGGAGGGGTTCCACCCCAGGGCGGGCCTCCCCCACGCGGAGGTCTACGCCCTGGAGGAGGCGGGGCCGGAGGCCAGGGGGGCCACGGTCTACGTCACCCTCGAGCCCTGCAACCACTTGGGCCGCACCCCCCCTTGCAGCCTGGCCCTCCTCCAGGCGGGGGTGGCCCGGGTGGTGGTGGCCGCCCGGGACCCGAACCCTGTGGCGGCGGGGGGCCTGGAGCGCCTCAAGGGGGCGGGGGTACAGGTGGAGGCCGGGCTTCTAGAGGAGGAGGCCAGGCTCCAGAACGAGGTCTTCTTCACCGTGCAGAGGAAAGGCCTCCCCTTCGTCCTCCTCAAGATGGCCCTCACCCTGGACGGGCGGGCGGCCGCCCCTGGGGGGGATGCCCGCTGGATCTCCTCCCCGGAAAGCCGCCGGGTGGCCCACGCCTACCGCCAGTGGCTCCCCGCCCTTCTCGTGGGGGTGGGGACGGTCCTCCAGGACGACCCCCACCTCACCGTGCGCGACCCCGACTTCCGCCCCTTCCCCCACATGCTGGAGCCTCCGCCCCTCAGGGACCCCTGGAAGGTGGTCCTGGACACCGAGGCCCGCACCCCCCCTACCGCGCGCCTCTTCCGCCCCGGGCCCAGGGGGGAGGCCCCTAAGGTCCTCATCCTGGCGGGGGCGGGGGCCCCGAAGGACCGGCTTAAGGCCTTGGAGGCCGCGGGGGCGGAGGTGGCCGAGCTTCCCCGGGAAGGGGGAAGGGTCTCCCTGGAGGGGGCGTTGGCCTTCCTCCTGGAGCGGGGGTTGGACGGGGTCTTGGTGGAAGGGGGCCCCAAGGTGGCGGGGGCCTTGGTGGAACGGGGCCTGGTGGACAAGTACGCGCTTTTCCTCGCCCCCAAGCTCCTTGGGGAGGGGCGGGGGGCGCTGGAGGGCTTGGCGGTGGAAAAGGTGGCCGAGGCCAAGGGGCTCCGCCTGGCCCGGGTGGAGCGGCTGGGGGGGGACCTTTGGCTCGAGGCCTACCCGGAGGGGTGA
- a CDS encoding riboflavin synthase, giving the protein MFTGLVEETGEILKVEEGPFLKVRIGAKEVLSDLKVGDSVAVDGVCLTAVAVDGEGFWVELAQETLRRTAPTWRVGHRPNLERALKVGDRLGGHFVTGHVDGVAELVEVREAPGAKDYFFRAPQGLRRYIAEKGSVALNGVSLTVAGLFPEGFWVTLIPHTLAVTNLGALRVGEGANLEVDLIARYLERLMKGAE; this is encoded by the coding sequence ATGTTCACGGGACTGGTGGAGGAAACGGGCGAGATCCTAAAGGTGGAGGAGGGCCCCTTCCTGAAGGTGAGGATCGGGGCCAAGGAGGTGCTTTCCGACCTCAAGGTGGGGGACTCGGTGGCCGTGGACGGGGTCTGCCTCACCGCGGTGGCGGTGGACGGGGAGGGGTTTTGGGTGGAGCTCGCCCAGGAAACCCTCCGCCGCACCGCCCCCACCTGGCGGGTGGGCCACCGGCCCAACCTGGAGCGGGCCCTAAAGGTGGGGGACCGGCTTGGGGGGCACTTCGTCACCGGGCACGTGGACGGGGTGGCGGAGCTGGTGGAGGTCCGCGAGGCCCCCGGGGCCAAGGACTACTTCTTCCGCGCGCCCCAGGGCCTTCGCCGCTACATCGCGGAGAAGGGGAGCGTGGCCCTAAACGGGGTTTCCCTCACCGTGGCCGGGCTTTTCCCGGAAGGGTTTTGGGTTACCCTCATCCCCCACACCCTGGCGGTCACCAACCTGGGGGCCCTAAGGGTGGGGGAGGGGGCGAACCTGGAGGTGGACCTCATCGCCCGGTATCTGGAACGGCTCATGAAGGGAGCGGAATGA
- a CDS encoding bifunctional 3,4-dihydroxy-2-butanone-4-phosphate synthase/GTP cyclohydrolase II, with the protein MNRLATTQELLEELRQGRPVILVDDEDRENEGDLIMAAEHVSPEWVNFMLKECRGLLCVALTEERARALDLKPMVEKNQDPQGTLFTVSVDAKGVTTGISAYERAATIRLLADPEATSQDFRRPGHIFPLIARPGGVLRRAGHTEATVDLLRLAGLTPVGSLIEILKEDGTMARLPDLLEFAGRHGLKVGTIADLIRHRLERGDLYVRREAEALLPTRFGEFRILAYRDTLTGEEHAALVMGAWEAEEPVLVRMHSECLTGDALHSLRCDCGFQRDLALEKIAQEGKGVLVYLRQEGRGIGLVNKIRAYHLQDQGLDTVEANLALGFPPDLRDYGVGAQILYDLGVRKMRLLTNNPRKVKALSGFGIEIVERVPLRAGDNPHNERYLQAKKEKLGHWMD; encoded by the coding sequence ATGAACAGGCTAGCCACCACCCAAGAACTTTTGGAGGAGCTCCGCCAGGGCCGCCCGGTGATCCTGGTGGACGACGAGGACCGGGAGAACGAGGGCGACCTCATCATGGCCGCGGAGCACGTCAGCCCGGAGTGGGTGAACTTCATGCTGAAGGAGTGCCGGGGCCTCCTCTGCGTGGCCCTCACGGAGGAGAGGGCGAGGGCCTTGGACCTAAAGCCCATGGTGGAGAAGAACCAAGACCCCCAGGGCACCCTCTTCACCGTGAGCGTGGACGCCAAGGGGGTGACCACGGGGATCTCGGCCTACGAGCGGGCGGCCACCATCCGCCTCCTCGCCGACCCTGAGGCCACCTCCCAGGACTTCCGCCGCCCCGGGCACATCTTCCCCCTCATCGCCCGGCCTGGAGGGGTGTTGCGCCGCGCCGGGCACACGGAGGCCACGGTGGACCTGTTGCGCCTTGCGGGCCTTACCCCCGTGGGGAGCCTCATTGAGATCCTGAAGGAGGACGGGACCATGGCCCGCCTCCCCGACCTCCTGGAGTTTGCCGGGCGCCACGGACTCAAGGTGGGGACCATCGCCGACCTCATCCGCCACCGGCTGGAGCGGGGGGACCTCTACGTGCGGCGCGAGGCCGAGGCCCTTCTCCCCACCCGCTTCGGGGAGTTCCGCATCCTGGCCTACCGGGACACCCTCACGGGGGAGGAGCACGCCGCCTTGGTCATGGGCGCCTGGGAGGCGGAGGAGCCCGTTTTGGTGCGCATGCACTCCGAGTGCCTCACGGGGGATGCCCTCCACTCCCTACGCTGCGACTGCGGCTTCCAGCGGGACCTGGCCCTGGAGAAGATCGCCCAGGAGGGGAAGGGGGTTCTCGTGTACCTCCGGCAGGAGGGCCGAGGGATTGGCCTGGTGAACAAGATCCGGGCCTACCACCTCCAGGACCAGGGGCTGGACACGGTGGAGGCCAACCTGGCCCTGGGCTTCCCCCCGGACCTCCGGGACTACGGGGTGGGGGCCCAGATCCTCTACGACCTGGGGGTGCGCAAGATGCGCCTCCTCACCAACAACCCCCGCAAGGTGAAGGCCCTTTCCGGCTTCGGGATTGAGATCGTGGAGCGCGTCCCCTTGAGGGCCGGGGACAACCCCCACAACGAGCGCTACCTCCAGGCCAAGAAGGAGAAGCTGGGGCACTGGATGGATTAG